A part of Manduca sexta isolate Smith_Timp_Sample1 chromosome 10, JHU_Msex_v1.0, whole genome shotgun sequence genomic DNA contains:
- the LOC115441821 gene encoding uncharacterized protein LOC115441821: MFKCLHLPVKMQLSVVVLAALVASVMGHGRLHKPVGRASAWRFGYQRTANYDDNGLNCGGFYHQWEVNGGKCGICGDPYDAPAPRRHELGGIYGDGTIYAEYSPGETIDTIIAITAYHKGYWELRICDDPLNNEDECFKYLLELEEGGTKYYPPSAGEYNVRYKLPKGLVCDHCVLQWQYTAGNNWGVCKNGSQGLGCGNQETFRSCADIAIKGAPVEEVPDIPVENPIICLNHIGN, translated from the exons ATGTTCAAGTGTCTACACCTACCTGTAAAA atgCAGTTATCGGTGGTGGTGCTGGCAGCTCTGGTGGCTAGCGTGATGGGCCACGGTCGCTTGCACAAACCTGTAGGGAGGGCTTCGGCCTGGCGCTTTGGATACCAGAGGACTGCGAACTACGATGACAACGGGCTAAACTGCGGTGGCTTTTACCACCAGTGGGAGGTAAATGGTGGAAA GTGCGGCATCTGCGGCGATCCATACGACGCTCCCGCTCCAAGAAGACATGAGCTGGGAGGCATATACGGCGACGGCACAATTTATGCAGAATACTCCCCGGGAGAAACAATCGACACCATCATCGCCATCACCGCTTATCACAAGGGCTACTGGGAACTTCGCATCTGCGACGACCCTCTGAACAATGAAGATGAATGCTTCAAATACCTCCTTGAGTTAGAAGAGGGAGGAACTAAATACTATCCCCCTAGTGCTGGAGAGTACAATGTCAGGTACAAATTACCAAAGGGCCTGGTTTGCGACCACTGCGTGCTTCAGTGGCAATATACTGCTGGTAACAACTGGGGTGTTTGCAAGAACGGATCTCAAGGTTTGGGCTGTGGAAACCAGGAGACATTCCGGAGCTGCGCCGATATCGCGATAAAGGGAGCCCCTGTTGAAGAAGTGCCTGATATTCCTGTAGAGAATCCGATTATATGTCTGAACCACATCGGCAATTAA